In a single window of the Zea mays cultivar B73 chromosome 5, Zm-B73-REFERENCE-NAM-5.0, whole genome shotgun sequence genome:
- the LOC100282537 gene encoding uncharacterized protein LOC100282537, with translation MDSLWHLGDELRGQPKVVEDRQWSLMTSKLAEITRSKGERMNTVPDAKQWDKTSYQLHDDSRIGHIGLMNLDLKMNEAAAMKLPFRGMPYNMNQMYLKGSNANSNVNAFKMNVGVNKYSNSPNGKDANGKNNGGSGGNNNNGSANGTSVADKRFKTLPTSEMLPRNEVLGGYIFVCNNDTMQEDLKRQLFGLPARYRDSVRAITPGLPLFLYNYTTHQLHGVFEAASFGGSNIDPTAWEDKKCKGESRFPAQVRICIRKLCKPLEEDSFRPVLHHYDGPKFRLELSIAETLSLLDLCGKEGI, from the exons ATGGACAGCCTGTGGCATCTTGGGGACGAGCTCCGCGGGCAGCCCAAGGTGGTGGAGGACCGCCAGTGGTCTCTCATGACGTCCAAGCTGGCGGAGATCACCAGGTCCAAGGGCGAGAGGATGAACACCGTCCCTGACGCCAAGCAGTGGGACAAGACGTCCTACCAGCTTCACGACGACAGCAGGATCGGCCACATCGGCCTCATGAACCTGGATCTCAAGATGAACGAGGCTGCCGCCATGAAGCTCCCCTTCCGTGGCATGCCGTATAACATGAACCAGATGTACCTCAAGGGGAGCAATGCCAATTCCAATGTCAATGCGTTCAAGATGAATGTTGGAGTCAACAAGTACTCCAATAGTCCAAACGggaaagacgccaatgggaaaaACAATGGCGGCAGTGGCGGCAACAACAACAATGGGAGCGCCAACGGCACTTCTGTGGCTGACAAGCGCTTCAAGACATTGCCGACGAGTGAGATGCTACCGAGGAATGAAGTCCTTGGTGGATACATCTTTGTCTGCAACAACGATACCATGCAGGAGGATCTCAAGAGGCAGCTTTTTG GTTTGCCAGCAAGATATCGTGATTCAGTCCGAGCAATCACTCCTGGCTTGCCTCTTTTCCTCTATAACTACACAACCCACCAGCTTCATGGGGTATTTGAG GCTGCCAGTTTTGGTGGGTCCAATATCGATCCTACTGCATGGGAGGATAAGAAGTGTAAAGGTGAATCTAGATTCCCAGCGCAG GTGAGGATCTGCATTAGGAAGCTGTGCAAGCCGTTGGAAGAGGATTCCTTCAGGCCAGTTTTGCACCATTATGATGGGCCAAAGTTCCGCCTTGAGCTCTCCATCGCGGAG ACATTGTCACTGCTAGACCTATGCGGGAAGGAAGGCATCTGA
- the LOC103625714 gene encoding U5 small nuclear ribonucleoprotein 40 kDa protein, with product MGDPPALKRPKLEKGDNDSTYCPRSASNGAGANGPPPRDDVEEDDISEEAVIALIAHRERDVERCKLKLLHYQSLLDAAEMKLEEAHSRLARFRDRKPPPTRSEPKLPTPPIQREPKPSPPPIRRDLKPSPQPPEKKAPSPAPQPSASPQLVIPGTNNRPAPRPQPMPGLKKAAAPSSSSSRAPLERSRKEEKPPKRKIEQKEHRNLIPSVRKSSATVLKFQGGNLVSSQHRRKLRCLELCPANDQLVVTSALDGLVTLWQVETRGPSLSFRGKTDFFSPKHRWPEDIAWHPAGETIFAVYTADNGDSQVSMTNLISGQRKVTFLPEKPHTKGIINNISFMPWSDACFVTGGSDHAVILWEDKDDSWKPKRVHKDFHSAAVMGVAGLQQKRTILSVGCDKRIIGFDLSAGRTEFKNLLDSKCMSVLANPCDFNLYMVQTGDPGRQLRLFDVRLRQTEVHAFGWKQESSESQSALINQSWSPDGWYVSSGSADPVIHIFDIRHHGQNPCQSVEAHQKRVFKAVWHQTLPYLTSISSDLNIGIHKYS from the exons ATGGGCGACCCGCCGGCGCTCAAGAGGCCCAAACTCGAGAAGGGCGACAATGACTCCACCTACTGCCCCCGCTCCGCTTCCAATGGCGCGGGCGCCAACGGCCCACCGCCGCGTGACGACGTGGAGGAGGATGACATCTCGGAGGAGGCGGTCATCGCCCTCATCGCGCACCGCGAGCGCGACGTCGAGCGCTGCAAGCTCAAGCTGCTCCACTACCAGTCCCTG CTGGACGCCGCGGAGATGAAGCTGGAAGAGGCACACTCGCGGCTCGCCAGGTTCCGAGATCGCAAGCCGCCGCCAACCCGGTCGGAGCCCAAGCTACCGACGCCGCCGATCCAGAGGGAACCCAAGCCATCCCCGCCGCCAATCCGGAGGGATCTCAAGCCATCGCCGCAGCCACCAGAGAAGAAGGCTCCATCGCCCGCGCCGCAGCCGTCGGCGAGCCCGCAGCTTGTCATCCCAGGGACCAACAACCGACCGGCCCCGCGCCCTCAGCCCATGCCTGGCTTGAAGAAAGCCGCTGCcccgtcatcgtcttcatcacgGGCGCCGCTGGAACGGTCAAGGAAAGAGGAGAAGCCGCCCAAGAGAAAGATTG AACAGAAGGAACATCGGAACTTGATTCCGAGTGTCAGGAAATCATCTGCGACTGTGCTTAAATTTCAAGGTGGCAATTTGGTCTCGAGCCAACACAGGAGGAAGCTTAGGTGTCTCGAGCTATGCCCTGCTAATGATCAGCTCGTTGTTACCAG TGCGCTGGATGGATTAGTTACTTTATGGCAAGTGGAGACTAGAGG ACCTTCTCTCTCATTTCGTGGCAAAACAGATTTCTTTTCCCCAAAGCATAGATGGCCTGAAGATATAGCTTGGCATCCAGCTGGTGAGACAATTTTTGCTGTATACACTGCTGATAATGGCGATTCTCAGGTTTCAATGACAAACCTTATATCAGGACAA CGGAAAGTTACTTTCCTGCCAGAGAAGCCTCACACAAAGGGAATCATAAATAACATAAGTTTCATGCCTTGGTCTGATGCATGCTTTGTAACTGGAGGAAGTGACCATGCTGTTATACTTTGGGAAGACAAAGATGATTCATGGAAACCGAAGAGAGTGCATAAGGATTTCCATTCTGCTGCTGTCATGGGTGTTGCTGGATTGCAACAGAAAAGAACAATTTTGTCAGTTGGCTGTGACAAGAGGATAATAGGATTTGATCTCTCTGCTGgaaggacagagttcaagaacctacTTGATAGCAAATGCATGAGCGTATTAGCAAATCCATGCGATTTCAACCTATACATGGTGCAGACAGG GGATCCAGGCAGACAGCTGCGCTTGTTTGATGTGAGGCTCAGGCAAACCGAGGTTCACGCGTTTGGTTGGAAGCAAGAGAGCAGCGAGTCTCAGTCAGCTCTGATCAACCAATCATGGTCTCCAGATGGCTGGTACGTGTCATCTGGTTCAGCAGATCCTGTGATCCACATCTTCGATATCAGGCACCATGGCCAGAATCCTTGCCAGTCTGTTGAGGCACACCAGAAGCGAGTGTTCAAAGCTGTCTGGCACCAAACGCTGCCATATCTGACCTCCATATCATCGGACCTCAACATTGGGATCCACAAATATTCATGA